A window of Candidatus Gastranaerophilales bacterium contains these coding sequences:
- a CDS encoding cupin domain-containing protein, translating into MNVSQVKPYNLIRTTGSSLANRSDKKNFSRDRLQGSSLSACPCNYYNLISFGATATDIKSAFILGCEDKLLQPRYDGGYDVDNETDTVLYYGEAAKNYLRSTTYYDKETQVIAQSDCRLSANSPNRNEMYLNEPGAILIPAKTYAKVNVIEGNPMVVITGKMPYWYSKMSPFETTHREFFELLTDKNKKIFADKVHKKVFIPYVKQLEDCGFIYPVDSEGYTSFRFNTETDKLKNHLTSLNIDEKSANRIVQIYSQYKRRNIFTLQNEGEVKREYFCSCPDWVYDKLLAREILKRQNDKIVWNSFYTIDELQKELWDKVQIYGDVKNEILAVWLGTTKSGFDISGLANENNDVTVYLHKDKINQHNSMPTEWITNSTAWTRKGTFINGVSRVYDGNDEFDTTVKDFNIIRPEEEIHKHQNASNLNEKMTEVYVVTQGEAAMCAIVNGQKSIKVLKKGDCAVVPSGLEHGIVAIKGKYEHLCTQAPSSFHYGLKFKNIVEPFNEELKTKAKHMLNNSSILKEPDFMLSPPLFLVRLLFPNIINKGNQ; encoded by the coding sequence ATGAATGTATCACAAGTAAAACCATACAATCTTATCCGTACTACGGGTAGCAGTTTAGCCAATCGTTCCGATAAAAAAAATTTTTCAAGGGATAGATTACAAGGCAGCTCTTTGAGCGCTTGCCCCTGTAATTATTATAATCTTATATCCTTTGGTGCTACTGCCACTGATATTAAAAGTGCGTTTATTTTAGGCTGTGAAGATAAATTACTTCAACCCCGTTACGATGGCGGTTATGATGTTGATAATGAAACCGATACAGTATTATATTATGGCGAAGCCGCTAAAAATTATCTCAGAAGCACAACTTACTACGATAAAGAAACACAAGTAATAGCTCAATCTGATTGCAGATTGAGCGCCAACTCTCCCAATCGCAATGAAATGTATCTCAACGAACCCGGTGCTATTTTAATCCCCGCTAAAACATATGCAAAAGTGAATGTTATTGAAGGTAACCCTATGGTTGTTATTACCGGTAAAATGCCCTACTGGTATTCTAAGATGTCACCTTTTGAAACAACTCATAGAGAATTTTTTGAGCTTTTGACGGATAAGAATAAAAAAATATTTGCAGATAAAGTACATAAAAAAGTCTTTATACCTTATGTAAAACAATTAGAAGATTGTGGCTTCATTTATCCGGTTGACAGCGAGGGTTATACTTCTTTTAGATTTAATACGGAAACCGATAAGCTTAAAAATCATTTAACTTCATTAAACATAGATGAAAAATCGGCTAACCGAATTGTTCAAATATACTCACAATATAAAAGGAGAAATATATTCACTCTACAGAATGAAGGTGAGGTAAAGCGTGAATATTTTTGCAGTTGTCCTGATTGGGTTTACGATAAACTTTTAGCTCGCGAAATTTTAAAGCGCCAAAATGATAAAATTGTATGGAATTCTTTTTATACAATAGATGAATTACAAAAAGAGTTATGGGATAAGGTTCAAATATATGGTGATGTTAAGAATGAAATATTAGCGGTATGGCTTGGTACAACCAAATCAGGATTTGATATCTCCGGTCTTGCCAATGAAAATAACGACGTAACTGTATATTTGCATAAAGACAAAATTAACCAGCATAATTCAATGCCCACGGAATGGATTACTAATTCTACGGCATGGACAAGAAAGGGAACTTTTATTAACGGGGTATCCAGAGTTTATGACGGAAATGACGAGTTTGATACTACAGTCAAAGATTTTAATATAATCAGACCGGAAGAAGAGATTCATAAGCATCAAAATGCCAGTAACTTGAATGAAAAAATGACGGAAGTATACGTGGTAACACAAGGTGAAGCAGCTATGTGCGCGATAGTTAACGGGCAAAAATCAATCAAAGTATTAAAAAAAGGTGATTGTGCAGTAGTCCCATCCGGTCTTGAGCATGGTATTGTGGCTATAAAAGGGAAATACGAACATTTATGTACGCAGGCGCCATCTTCTTTTCACTACGGTCTTAAATTTAAAAACATAGTTGAACCGTTTAACGAAGAATTAAAGACAAAGGCAAAACATATGCTAAACAATTCAAGCATCCTAAAAGAGCCTGACTTTATGTTAAGCCCTCCTCTCTTCCTTGTTCGCCTTTTGTTTCCAAACATAATAAATAAGGGTAACCAATGA
- a CDS encoding CDC27 family protein, whose protein sequence is MFKQFFTNREIKLAQKAVANQPENILKLDILGNLYLQNKQYKNAAEIFQNIIELDKTYLPAYLKLAQSLKGSFRYLYAFDTLLSLKELMPLDKQATELLFSLRDADTDLESKVTILEGLLKIEPGNQPLMEQLADTLLKNGEFTKSASMYEKLLAMEEKSQYAQQLALISEKQNNIPKAVELLEKLLLLGTIEKEFIKKLAHFYAVTERFEEAKSILGLLIESNPEEKQELLTKTAEIFILEKKYDEALEKCNEVIKENTFHSPAKFLMVKCYLEQKKYLESIDFLREFYYDPIDEKTEQTIVTMIIDACIAYCEELSLERKFDKAFDSLFEALKYNQSEPKIYMALAKLSDDIKDFDGAKEYRKIAEELLN, encoded by the coding sequence ATGTTTAAACAGTTTTTCACCAACAGAGAAATAAAGCTTGCACAAAAAGCCGTGGCAAATCAGCCTGAAAATATCTTAAAACTGGATATCTTAGGTAATTTATATTTGCAAAATAAACAGTATAAAAATGCTGCAGAAATTTTCCAAAATATAATAGAATTGGACAAAACCTATCTTCCCGCTTATTTGAAACTTGCGCAGAGCCTAAAAGGTAGTTTTAGATATTTATATGCCTTTGATACACTTTTAAGCCTTAAAGAGTTAATGCCGCTTGATAAACAGGCAACAGAACTTTTATTTTCGCTCCGGGATGCTGATACAGACCTTGAAAGCAAAGTAACCATCCTTGAAGGTTTGCTGAAAATAGAACCCGGCAATCAGCCTTTGATGGAACAATTAGCCGATACACTTTTGAAAAACGGGGAATTTACAAAATCCGCTTCAATGTACGAGAAGCTTCTTGCTATGGAAGAAAAATCTCAATATGCCCAGCAGCTTGCCTTAATCAGCGAAAAACAAAACAATATCCCCAAAGCCGTTGAATTGCTTGAAAAATTGTTGCTTTTAGGCACTATAGAAAAAGAGTTTATTAAAAAACTGGCGCATTTTTATGCCGTAACAGAAAGGTTCGAAGAAGCAAAATCTATTCTTGGACTGCTTATCGAATCTAACCCTGAAGAAAAACAAGAACTCTTAACAAAAACAGCCGAAATTTTTATATTAGAAAAAAAGTACGACGAAGCGCTTGAAAAATGTAACGAGGTGATAAAAGAAAATACTTTTCATTCACCTGCCAAGTTTTTGATGGTGAAATGTTATTTGGAACAAAAAAAATATCTTGAAAGTATCGATTTTTTGAGGGAATTTTACTATGACCCTATTGATGAGAAAACAGAGCAAACTATAGTAACTATGATTATTGACGCTTGCATAGCCTATTGTGAAGAATTGAGCCTGGAGCGAAAATTTGATAAGGCTTTTGACAGTCTGTTTGAAGCGCTCAAGTACAATCAAAGTGAACCTAAGATTTATATGGCACTGGCTAAATTAAGCGATGATATTAAAGACTTTGACGGCGCTAAAGAATACAGGAAGATTGCAGAGGAACTGCTAAACTAA
- the tsaB gene encoding tRNA (adenosine(37)-N6)-threonylcarbamoyltransferase complex dimerization subunit type 1 TsaB has product MNILAFDTSLHKTCIGLKINDDITTKTILSDEKNYHSAYLLDTIVKLLKENNLTLKDINLVATNIGPGSFTGIRVGVSIAKTIAQTLDISCVPINSAEILSRIISEPSICALDARKNMAYVKQSNDNTVSMIELSGLLSLIKSKNCKVISDSSLGGIFIKEGIEYINFETSEADFGRILLEITEEKINRHKLVNWWDLKPLYLQPPPIHQKKMSIY; this is encoded by the coding sequence ATGAATATACTGGCGTTTGATACGAGCCTTCACAAAACCTGTATAGGCCTTAAAATAAATGACGATATAACAACAAAAACAATACTAAGCGATGAAAAAAACTACCACAGTGCATATTTGCTTGATACAATCGTAAAACTGCTTAAAGAAAATAATCTTACATTAAAAGACATTAATTTGGTTGCTACAAATATAGGACCGGGGAGCTTTACAGGAATTAGAGTAGGAGTAAGTATCGCAAAAACAATAGCGCAGACTCTTGATATTTCTTGTGTTCCAATAAATTCAGCGGAAATTTTAAGCAGAATTATTTCAGAGCCTTCTATATGTGCATTAGACGCCAGGAAAAATATGGCTTATGTCAAGCAAAGTAATGACAACACAGTATCAATGATTGAACTTTCCGGGCTTTTATCTCTTATCAAATCTAAAAATTGTAAAGTTATATCAGACAGTTCTTTAGGTGGGATTTTTATCAAAGAAGGAATTGAATATATTAATTTTGAAACGTCTGAAGCGGATTTTGGAAGAATTTTGCTTGAAATAACCGAAGAAAAAATTAACAGGCATAAACTTGTTAATTGGTGGGATTTGAAGCCTCTTTATTTGCAGCCTCCGCCAATCCATCAAAAAAAAATGAGCATTTATTAA
- a CDS encoding AsmA-like C-terminal region-containing protein yields MKNRQGVLYMKALKITIIVLAAIIALAYLAFLFVIPNAINLNHYTNDIKRAAFENAKLNVDLSNIKIITTPNLKAGLRIDDLKVSYPDNTQLLNTQKAEVKINLLPLIFKTVQISDVTVNNPQFNIEVYDNGRLKIEKYFADNMQNTAANQEPVAIPFKISDKMPKVMIQGGEVSFTDLKTKNNIKLMNDKILIDKTILNKHARIALTGKVVANDKENMVYDLNIDTFLPDMTNQEVKKEAEAIYFDFVDEFIKYDFKANIKSDLKITQKKDNLRINGKFDADNISFVIDKKTLPQSNIHAVFKNEKISFDALLALCDNEKAAIKGVINNSKHPDIALNVLTEKISINNLQKIAIAVFSSLNIPNDLNKIQTKGYITSDFDLKTNLKKFESKGKFEVVNGEIRYNLLGLNVTAINSLVDMSGNEFKINKTTALINGTPFNITGKITSDAVADISVTTKNLKIAQLANTLMPADLRKSYEVQSGILDLSIVIKGKLEDIKPAVNMQLANLKAKDKLNNITFINKSLNADIKTNGKDFSGDIALNDSKAILNDLNMTAVLPAVAVSITPKVITVKPSTLSLNNSNLAFEGIIKEYSTKPDINLSAKGKINSLDIKAFVDKSLYPYVTAKGSLPLLVKISGNDKKINVKAQIMADAQNHFTVATIKKLAQKDSILNIDTLIEGSNINITDAGLYMAAEILGNDFASLKTANEVIKLNGHINGNKLKGIKLTIPQELSITNDALPKSNVNLKANINIDGNMASPALRGNINLSSVSIPDYLIRAQIININLNSSSITGEILGLNVNGNPMDIDFSASSKITMPFVVHNMKLVSSDIDLDKIIYATTKFPQAPAGTVVSNAPMIPVTILNGSAKIAKFKTGTIEASNITSDFKLHNDLLTISPMKANAFDGNVSGMIKYNLKNLHMTADLNGSDMNANKAVTALIAIKDQLQGTLDFTAKIAMSGDTMEKQLKTMSGNASFKVKDGQMGSLGRLDFYLKAGNILNNSFLKSNIYSVVNTVAPYNTGKFAVMEGALSFNNGYVHLKPVTSSGEYMALLLDGKLNMLNSNGDIKIYGRLNQKLTSLLGPLADMSLDKILNYIPKFGSVLSGMLKAFNAVAPDNTINNIPQLTPKASSKTFKVVIDGNTMNPSSVKSFQWLNTEEAQEKTEESLSSQLQIKIPKTKEEIIEQVKEIPQIKQLQENETVKTLQNFGKLFLKPKEE; encoded by the coding sequence ATGAAGAACAGACAGGGAGTTTTATACATGAAGGCTTTAAAAATCACAATAATTGTATTAGCTGCTATCATTGCTTTGGCGTATCTGGCATTTTTATTTGTTATTCCAAATGCTATTAATCTGAATCACTATACAAATGATATTAAAAGGGCAGCATTTGAAAATGCAAAGTTAAATGTTGATTTGTCAAATATAAAAATCATCACAACCCCTAATTTAAAAGCAGGGCTTAGAATTGATGATTTAAAAGTTTCCTACCCCGACAATACGCAGCTGCTTAATACCCAAAAGGCGGAAGTGAAAATAAATTTGCTCCCTCTTATTTTCAAAACTGTTCAAATAAGCGATGTAACTGTAAACAACCCTCAATTTAATATTGAAGTGTATGATAACGGCAGGCTCAAAATCGAAAAATATTTTGCCGATAATATGCAAAATACTGCCGCTAATCAAGAACCTGTAGCAATACCGTTCAAAATTTCCGATAAAATGCCAAAGGTTATGATTCAAGGCGGCGAAGTCAGCTTTACTGACCTTAAAACAAAAAACAATATTAAACTAATGAACGATAAAATACTTATTGATAAAACAATTTTGAATAAGCATGCCCGCATAGCGCTGACAGGCAAAGTAGTTGCCAATGACAAAGAAAATATGGTTTATGACCTAAATATTGATACATTTCTGCCGGATATGACTAATCAGGAGGTTAAAAAAGAAGCAGAAGCAATATATTTTGATTTTGTAGACGAGTTTATCAAATATGACTTCAAAGCCAATATTAAATCTGACCTTAAGATAACTCAAAAGAAAGATAATTTAAGAATTAACGGCAAATTTGATGCGGATAATATAAGCTTTGTTATAGATAAGAAGACACTCCCTCAAAGCAATATTCATGCCGTATTTAAAAATGAAAAGATATCTTTTGATGCCTTGCTTGCATTATGTGATAACGAAAAAGCGGCTATAAAAGGGGTTATAAATAATTCCAAACACCCTGATATTGCATTGAATGTTTTGACAGAAAAAATAAGCATTAATAATCTTCAAAAAATCGCTATAGCTGTTTTCAGCTCTTTGAATATTCCTAACGATTTGAACAAAATTCAAACAAAAGGTTATATAACTTCTGACTTTGATTTAAAAACAAACCTTAAAAAATTTGAGTCGAAAGGCAAATTTGAGGTAGTAAACGGCGAAATCAGATATAACCTGCTGGGGCTTAATGTAACTGCTATCAACTCTTTAGTAGATATGTCAGGCAACGAGTTTAAAATAAATAAAACCACTGCATTGATTAACGGAACTCCTTTTAATATAACAGGCAAAATCACTTCTGATGCTGTAGCGGATATTTCTGTTACGACCAAAAACCTTAAAATCGCGCAGCTTGCCAATACACTTATGCCAGCAGACTTAAGAAAATCCTATGAAGTCCAAAGCGGTATACTGGATTTATCAATAGTTATCAAAGGCAAGCTGGAGGATATTAAGCCTGCTGTTAATATGCAGCTTGCAAATTTAAAAGCAAAAGATAAACTGAACAACATTACATTTATCAATAAATCCCTTAATGCCGATATAAAAACAAACGGTAAGGATTTTTCAGGGGATATAGCTTTAAATGATTCCAAAGCCATATTAAATGACCTTAACATGACCGCTGTTCTGCCGGCAGTTGCGGTAAGCATTACACCTAAAGTAATAACCGTTAAACCATCTACACTCTCTTTAAATAACTCAAATTTAGCCTTTGAGGGTATTATTAAAGAATACAGTACAAAACCTGATATAAACTTAAGCGCAAAAGGCAAAATTAACTCTTTGGATATTAAAGCATTTGTAGATAAGAGCCTTTACCCCTACGTAACAGCCAAAGGCTCTCTTCCTTTGCTGGTGAAAATAAGCGGTAACGATAAAAAAATAAACGTAAAAGCACAAATCATGGCAGATGCCCAAAATCATTTTACGGTAGCTACCATCAAAAAACTCGCCCAAAAAGACAGCATATTAAATATAGATACCTTAATAGAAGGGTCTAATATTAATATAACGGATGCCGGTTTATACATGGCTGCAGAAATTTTGGGCAATGATTTTGCTTCTCTAAAAACAGCAAATGAAGTCATAAAGTTAAACGGTCATATAAACGGCAACAAACTTAAAGGTATAAAATTAACAATTCCGCAAGAATTAAGCATAACAAACGATGCGCTGCCAAAGTCAAACGTAAATCTGAAAGCGAATATTAACATTGACGGCAATATGGCTTCACCGGCTTTGAGAGGAAATATAAACCTTTCAAGCGTCAGCATTCCCGACTATCTAATAAGAGCCCAAATAATCAATATAAATCTGAATTCTTCGTCTATTACAGGTGAGATATTAGGTTTGAATGTTAACGGCAACCCTATGGATATCGACTTTAGTGCTTCATCAAAAATCACAATGCCTTTTGTGGTTCACAATATGAAATTAGTATCATCTGATATTGATTTGGACAAAATTATCTATGCAACAACCAAATTCCCGCAAGCACCTGCCGGAACGGTTGTTTCTAACGCTCCTATGATACCTGTAACTATTTTAAACGGCAGTGCGAAAATTGCCAAGTTTAAAACAGGCACGATAGAAGCTTCTAACATTACTTCCGATTTTAAGCTTCATAACGATTTGCTTACGATAAGCCCTATGAAAGCGAACGCTTTTGACGGTAATGTTTCAGGCATGATTAAGTATAATCTTAAAAACCTTCATATGACGGCGGATTTAAACGGAAGCGATATGAACGCTAATAAAGCAGTTACAGCTCTGATTGCAATAAAAGACCAGCTGCAAGGCACATTGGATTTTACTGCAAAAATTGCCATGTCGGGTGATACTATGGAAAAACAGTTGAAGACAATGAGCGGAAATGCTTCGTTCAAGGTAAAGGACGGGCAGATGGGCAGTTTAGGGCGTCTTGACTTCTACCTTAAAGCGGGCAACATTCTCAATAACAGTTTTTTAAAATCAAATATTTATTCCGTCGTTAATACCGTTGCACCGTATAATACAGGTAAATTTGCAGTTATGGAAGGGGCTTTGTCCTTTAACAACGGATATGTCCACCTTAAGCCTGTGACATCAAGCGGTGAATATATGGCATTATTGCTTGACGGCAAGCTTAATATGCTTAACAGCAACGGGGATATAAAAATATACGGACGTTTAAACCAAAAACTGACAAGCCTTCTCGGGCCTTTGGCAGATATGAGTCTGGATAAAATCTTAAATTATATTCCTAAATTCGGTTCGGTACTCTCCGGCATGCTAAAAGCATTTAACGCTGTTGCTCCCGATAACACTATAAATAACATTCCGCAGCTTACCCCAAAAGCAAGCTCTAAAACCTTCAAGGTGGTTATAGACGGCAATACCATGAACCCGTCTTCCGTTAAGTCTTTCCAGTGGCTTAATACGGAAGAAGCACAGGAAAAGACCGAAGAGTCATTGTCTTCGCAATTGCAAATAAAAATCCCTAAAACAAAAGAAGAAATTATTGAACAAGTTAAAGAAATCCCCCAAATTAAACAGCTGCAAGAAAATGAAACTGTCAAAACTCTGCAGAACTTCGGCAAATTATTCTTAAAGCCCAAGGAAGAATAA
- the tsaE gene encoding tRNA (adenosine(37)-N6)-threonylcarbamoyltransferase complex ATPase subunit type 1 TsaE, which translates to MANSIKITSNNLKDTQKIAEILADFYIENNGGLICLYGDIGSGKTALTRFIAKRTGVVEKVTSPSFVILNEYHSGKIPLYHFDFYRLEKEGVSSMIDEIETYCEQPDTLTIVEWAEFSDNRLPPKRLNLNIKYIDEDTRALELTCEEAALIKALKERFKNYEYTGV; encoded by the coding sequence ATGGCTAACTCAATAAAAATAACTTCAAACAACCTTAAAGATACGCAAAAAATCGCAGAAATTTTAGCTGATTTTTATATCGAAAATAATGGCGGACTGATTTGTCTTTATGGTGATATAGGGAGCGGAAAAACAGCACTGACAAGATTTATTGCAAAACGCACGGGAGTCGTCGAAAAAGTTACAAGCCCGAGCTTTGTTATCCTTAATGAATATCACTCGGGTAAAATCCCTCTTTATCACTTTGATTTCTACCGTCTTGAAAAAGAGGGAGTGAGCTCAATGATTGATGAAATAGAAACTTACTGTGAGCAGCCTGATACTCTTACGATTGTTGAATGGGCAGAATTTTCCGATAACAGACTACCCCCAAAAAGGTTGAATCTTAACATAAAATACATTGATGAAGACACAAGGGCTTTGGAATTGACCTGCGAAGAGGCAGCCCTTATAAAGGCTTTGAAAGAAAGGTTCAAGAACTATGAATATACTGGCGTTTGA